ggaaacaaaaaaaaaatgacgcCGGGCCGGACTAGATCTCCAGTGAAGAACTCGaagccaaaagaaaaataaaaaggactTCGTCTAGTGCTGTTGATGCGCGTGGCTTGGCCCGGGGCGCGAGTGCGCAGTCAGCCAGTCACCAGCAGACCTGCTACGTACACGATGTGTCGTCGTCGGATTAGAGGGGAGCCGCGCCGCAGGAGGAGAGGCGACGAATCGCCGTGGCCGCGGCTTCTCGACTCCAGGAGGGCACGTCCCGCACAAGAAAAATAGCGCGAGCAAGAAACGAGGCAGGAGAAATCAAGCGCTCGGTGGATTGGGAGAGGCCAATATTTTCATCGGTTTAGCTTCGGTGCTAGGAGTGCGTCCACCTCATAGCTCCACTCCATCAGCTTTACACTTTTTCACTTCACTCCACCAGAGAAAAatatggagctgctgcacgtgtttggttggctcaaaaaCATAAGCACTTGTTGTaaatagtctattttaccctttatAATGGCACTACCCCTATACGTTGATATGCGGGGATTCATCCTCAAGTGCGACGCCATGAGTCTCGGTGGCTTCTTCGTCGTGCTCAAGCTCATCCCCGTCGCGAGCAGGGGCCACGCAGCCGACGCAAGAAGGGGGTGGCGAGGTTCGGCGAGGACGgagcggaggcagcggcggcacggTGGGCAGGGGCGGCCGAGGTGGGTAGGGGCGGCGCGATGGGCAGGGCCGACTGAGGTGGGCAAGGGCGACGCGGCCACAGTGGGAGGGGGTgacgggaggaggagagcgATTCTTTTGTTTAGCGAACAGGTAAGTTGTGTAATGAGTGGTAATGATGGGTAAATAACCcacaactccacgaggaggtctaaAATGagtgtttttggagcaccccttaaggtgctccaaaaaaacgtggatctgacCCCCGAACTCCAtattttttctggagttggagtTGGTGAAGCTGGATGTGTTTGGCAGGGAGttttgtggagttggtggagtggaactGTTTTTTTTGGaatggagtgctgccaaacactgATGAGGatatcaacaccaacgatacgtCCACGCCGACACGGGTACCAGTTTCTGATCCTATTACTCGTGCCCGTGCTCGTCAATTTAATCATTAAGTAAGTTCACTATTGAATTcttgtccatcatatttagaccatggagacgcgtgcactcttgttgtggttaggaaccagggagaagatGGAAAAGGAGTCgtgcaggctggattcggacttcAGGACAACACCAagttgtgatggtcaccacggtcgcatacggactcagattggggcgttcaagtacttcacgaATTTTTTATAAAGTCtcttttcatatggatccagactccagtccatatcttttctgaggcggccgcaatgacCGAATGACTACCGAGAGATTTTCAGTCCaaaggtgctgcgtcaccttaaTTTGGCCTATTGGGCTTTGTATCAAGTTGGATCCATTAGAGGCGCATCCTAGGGTTGGGGCACGACCCCAACATCCTGGTGGTCGTCCTCCCAtcttcatataccccttagccaccaCCAAGAACAgatgggttttgttttgattaagtttagcttttgctacttgcttgtaagcgtgCGTGTTGGATCAGTCGCCCATCTTcttatcttcggaaccccaccattATTGAGATCGAGTTTGAAATcttcatctacatctagtaaATCCAATACTTGTTATTCTTGTTCTTgttagttcttcgattgcttgcaggacaagtgccctagtggccgggtgacgcgctccacaagattgcgGCAGCCATTgaaggtggtgtatcggttgctaagacGCAGCTTGGAGGGGCTATAATCGGGCTAtgaacatcgtctccatccacccCTTTAGTTACATCGGTTGGAACACTATTTTTTCATCTTTAAACCCAAAACTAATTATTGAGACTCTTGCTTAGGAGGTATTTGATTTAGGAGCTGATCTAGACGGAGCTGTTCTATCACATCTATGGTACGGAATCCTAAGGATAGAACTATTCTAGTGAGCGACTATTTTTTCTAGATTCGGGACGGCTCGATCTCATAAAGTGAGCAGACCAATCGTCCCACTTCAATGACGCAAGACGATGTGATGCAAGCGGCCATCACGAGTCGGGGAGCTGGAAAGGGGTGAATCGAGCCTTGGGTTGCGTAAATCAAGAGCTCAGTAGCGGCGGCACAGAGCTTGGGCTGCACTAATTGAGCACTTGACGGTGGGATAAAGCATGGGTGGCACGGATCGAGCGTAGCTTGagtggcggaggagggaggagcttAAGCGGAATGAGAGGATGGAGCTCGGCAacgacggcggtggtggcggttgtaGGCACCTCAGTGGCGGGCAGCCAAGCAGCGGCGCGTGGAGCAACGTGGGCAGCGGGGACTGGATAGCAGCACCGCGGACAGGCGAGCCTTGAGAGCAGGCTGCGGTAGGGTAGTAAAGGTGAGAAAAGGGAAGAGGTGAGGAGTTAGATTCTTACTTCACTAACAATGGTAACCGATCAATACCTATTCCATCCCGATCCCTCCAAATTTCATTCGAACAAAGAACGGAACTACTCCATCCCACCAATCATAGAGTATGGAACCATACCAGAAATTAGGGATGGAACCACTGCATATCCTATCTCACTCTTCATCGAAAACACTACCTAAAAGTTCCTCCTTTAAGCTTGTGATCAAAAGTCAGAAGCTAAGGACATAATTGTGAAACACTGTGCTTCATGTAGGCAaaattacattttttttattggaaAATGTGCGGAGGCCCTTTTGCTAGCTTTTGGGTGATGTTGGGGTATTACATgtttactattactaattggagccTTCTTTTGAAGCTTCTATGTGAAGTCACCTAAAATTTCAGGTGGatattttagaaaaaagagagaaattttagaagtttTCACAAACAGAAAAACATATAGCCAtgatcggtagactcaaatcatcattgccattggatctattatatttttaaaaaattacccacctatatcattgtgaaaatagcctaaaataacccctaaatctatatataaattacacacctctaccattatataaaataaactaaagtaaccccgtaatcttcataaaaattacccacttataccattattaacaatatttaaaatagcCCCTATATTTGCAACTAATAGCCCCTATATTTGCAACTAATTACCCACCTGTAATACCtacaaaataacttaaagtaacctattaaatttgcatctatattaccctcgtatgccattataaaaaaataacctGAGGTAagcccctaatcttcatcaaaattacccacttgtGCTATTATTAAGATTATTTAAAATAATCCCTATATTTGCAGCTAAgtgaaaaattaaagattataaatgtggataaaaatgttatagagtaattactaattaaaacatatggatgaagataataagtatatatttatgtaagtatgttcgaatatttaacaaacgagaggtagctgaaggtaatagttttgtagcaaatGAGAGGGAgcatgggttgatggactagtccAATTGATTCACGAAGAAGGTGCACGCGTTATCGTTGAGGTATTTCTTCCCCAATCAAGATCCTAAATACGCTTGTACGTGCGGAACGCATATATAAACGCAGTACGCTTACACGAGGCATGGCATCAGACGACGCGACGCCACCCCGTTCCGGCGAGCCAACAACAGGACGGCTGCTCCTCCGCGGCTGTCGTCCCCACCCTCCCCGGGACCGTGCGCGCTCGCCTCCACCTTGCAGGAGCAGGACCCGCGCGGCAGCAGGGCCGGCACGCGGCCGCCGCGTGCACGTCGGTGATAATCAGCGCCGGCGCCAGCCGCCGCCCTCGGCGCGACGGTGACAGAGCTGTTGCTCACCGTCACGGCGGCCTTTCGATCGCCGGCGCGGTGCGCGGTGACGAACACCGGGGCGGACGACGCCTCGTTCCTCGGGACCGCCTCCATCGCAGGACGGAGAAGCCGCGAGCAATGCCGTCGATGACAATGAGCGGCTGCTCGTGCTGCGATGCAAGGTGTAGGAAGGGTATGGTATATGTAGTTGACGGCGGCGTTGTGGGTGGCACGGGAGTTTGGTGACTGGGCTCGTGGTTGCGGCATGCAAACTGATGCATcgtttatttgtttattttttgtaCCAGGTTGTTATAGGGGTTCGCCAAGTTACGCCAGGGCCTCCGGCTAATTTCGTGGCGTTCTTGGACTTAGAGCAAGTGGAGTGGAGGAGCGGTTGAACGCTTGGCGCGCTTCACGCCTCCGCCGGTCCGGCGCCGTTCACGCCTCTGCTGGTAACGACAGGTTTTGGCTTTGCGTCCCTAAATGCATCACAGGCTCGTACGTAGGGTCCATCTTACGAGAGAAGGTTAGTATGGGTTTTCTAGCTAgtattcataattttttttaggaaTGTGCATATAAATTCTTAAGCCGCAGCTTTTGAGGTTTTTTTGAAAATTGCTGCtggctttttttttctgaaaagctaATGCTaatttttagaagatgtgtttagttttCTAGGTttaaaaagctacgaaaagttCGGAAAACTGAGCTTTTCAACTTTTCATAGAAACTGAGCTTTTTCGcgcttatgatttttttaaagttGGAGagaaaatttatttatttaagtTTCTGACTTTTCATGCTGATAAGTTGTCAGTAAATTCAAATAAACAGGCCATTGGACCATGTTTGGAACGGCGACTCTAAAAAGAAAAACGCTTTTCGCGGGGGAAGTGATAAGCGACCCTAACCCAGCTTCTCGGTCTcatttcctctcctctctcacgCTGCCGACCGACGGCCCCATCTGCCCCGCGCTGGCCTTCCTCGCCGCCCTCGGCTCCGCAGCCCCGGCCGCCGCATCGCTCGTCCTTGTTGTGGCGCTGGAACCTGCACTGGTGATTGGACAGGGGCTTGCCGaggcccggccaccgccgcctcgcgaATGCGGGCGCAGCCGCATCGGACGCTGCGGCCACTGTCGCGGGCTCGGAAGAAGCTTCCCGGGGGCTCGCGTCCAAGGCGGGAACTAGGCGGAACGATCTCCTCCACCCGGCGTGGAACTCCACCAGTACGTGTACTACACCGTCTCCCATGGAACTCGGCGTCGAGCTCATCGCTGCCTACGACCCTCCATTCCTCAACAACGCGCTCATCCATCGACCCTGCCTGACGCCGGTATTCAGCTCGGGGGAGAAGACCACCGGTTGCACAATAGCAGGGGTAGGCACAGCCGCCGAGCAGGTCATCGTCCCATattgtttgtttgctttttcGGTGGACCCCCTCCATTGGAACTACGTTGTCCTAAGCCGGTCACTTCTCTACtcatggagaagaaagagagaggaacgGTATTAAAAGGTTTTACgtcaaaaaataaagaaaaaaatttgaGATCCTCAAGACTCGCACACAAGCCACAATCACGTGAATATGCGTGTGCACAAGCGTGGGATTCCATTGTGACACCACCAGCCTGTGGTACCAGGTGCTAATACCAATCCGGGTATTACCAAATTTGAACctatcggatttagtagccctgCAGTTCAACAAGGGTTACCCAAGTAGTTAGTTTGTAGAGAGGATCGTGAgactaagaactcgaaggtgatcacgagaacacgaagaACACGAgagttttagataggttcgaacCTCCGAGGAGTAATACCTTACGTCTTATATGATGGTGGcctgtattgctttgcgctttgcgctggtgcgtggATTACAAATTGGATTGGATGCCCTCAGGAGGCACCCTTGCtcgtcttatataggctgacgacctagggttacactTATCAagccggccagtatcctggtcggtggagACTcatagggtacccatatccctcaagctcctgaacaatgtgtaggcgaacatGAATCTGAGGTCATCGCAACAATGCTTGAAATAAAGTCGGTTGAAGTTGCGATGGCGTCATAGCGATGGAGAGGCTGCAcaatgctcaaaaaagaagaaaatccgagcgaaCGCGGAGCCATACGTGcagaggtagtgttttggttagtggggctcgtcgagatcaggaactcgaaggtaaacgcagacacacaatttagacaggttcgggctgttagattgcataataccctacgttttgtgtgttggttggattggattgctttggagggggtcccctCTGGCTCGCCTTATACTGCCGAGGGTAGGGTTACTAGTCggtggttacaagaatactagtcaaatacgactagaggagttatGCTCTTATTACAAGGAGTATTTTCCTAATCCTTagctagttcctgtctttccctgtagactacgccgtcctgcgctatggtcttcatgtcagatacgtctcaATATCCAACTCCATATTTAGGGCTGTCCAAATTTTTTGGTGAGCTCATATATGTATGTACGACGCTACCAGGTGATTTACAACTTGTTGCCCGTACACTGGGCGACAAGGGCCTATTGCCCCATGTTTTGGCAATTAATTCTTCTTTTCAATTCCCAAAAGAACGAAGCCTTCTAATGCCGGCCGCAACATCAGAAACACCATCTaaatagtaaaaaaaatgcTCTTTACAAAAGTTGATGGTGTAGTGTTATatatcttgctctccacaatATTTGAGCCAATAAGAATATTACTTTGTATGGTAAAAACATTTTGTTCTGAATTCTTGTGAACGAGTATATTATAGAAATATATAATACCCTGCACCACCAGTTTCTTCTACAACTTTTCATGGCTAATTAGGTGTTTTGAAGGTTATCATGCACCACCAGTTTTCATGACTATATGATCTCAACGTTGAGATCATCGGAACACaacattttttgaaatttttaaaTATACCCTGCAGTAAATGGGAATTTAAATAATGGCTGACGAACCAATGGGAGGTTAGCCCTTGGCCTAGTGAAAGGGAGACAATCaaccttttttttaaataaaaccTGGAAATAGCCGTCTATTATGAAGtattaataaaaaaaagtatatgTAGAAAAACTGATTTGAAGAGGGGGTAAAGGCCAGCTACAAATAGGCTGGGAGATCATTGGTTGGACTGGGCCAAATGTTCTCTGCCATCTATTTGCGAGATGGGCCGATAAATGTTCGTGGATGGACTAGTAGGGTGTGGTGCGCATGGGACACGTCAGGAGCTAAATGGACTGCATGGTGGTCAACGTCGTTTTGGTTGTCTACTCTCTACCGGCACAGGTAGAGAGTAACTGGTTTGAAATGTTTAACAATTGCATTGGTTTAACACCGCTGCTGGATGGAGTAACTGGTTTGGGTTACAATTCTCTCGAGACAGTGATCATGCAAAACTAATCTGATTAGTAGTTGGATCGAGTTGGGTATACGACGATTGGCCTCCTTGGTGGACGATGACGCTAGCAATGCaacccaccggccgccggccggccgtcagAGCTGCAAATCAAGGAGCAGCGGCTCGGCACGGAGCTCCAGCTCCAGGTTGACGCCGAACAGCCGCaggcaacgccgccgccgcgcctcttCTACCTCGTCatcaacgacgacgacgcgcggcgccaccaccaagtgctgctgcggctgcacggccgcctgctgctggttgtggaagaagaaggcctGCTGCGGCTGTCGTGGCGGCACAGCTGGGACAACCCCTGCCCTCCTTCTGCGGCGGCAGTCGATGAAGAGCCTTGCTCCGTCGCGGTAGAAGGAGACGGTGtccccggcggcgaggcgcttGTCGCGGACGTAGCGGCTCCACCCTTTGGTCATCACGTAGCTCTGGCTGCTGCTCCAGTACGAGTAGCGGAAccgccacgccgcctcgccgccccggGCGTCGTGGAAGCACAGCACGGTGCCGCCGGCCCGCGCTGCGGCGCCCGGCAGCGGCAGGTGCTTCTCGGCCAAGTGCTTGGGCACCACCAGCCGGTTCAGCTTCCCCACGTCGCTCGGCGTCACAACCTTCTCGAACATGCTCTCGCGCGGCCTGCAGCTACCATGgccgtcgcctccgccttctcctctgctgctgctgctgctctccagCGCAAGCGTCAGGGCCATCTCGATCGATCTAGAGGCTTAGCTTAGTAGCTTTGCTTGTGTGATGGATCTCCATCCTTGTCCTGCCTTGCTCTGAATATATAGTGCCCCTGCCCCGCACTCGGCATTGGGAAGCAATTTGGCTATTCCCGGCCGTTGGCATTGCATCCAACGGTCTGCATATCATGGACCCTGCGCGGCGTGCGTTGACCTGATAATGCCCCTATCCTCGTTCGTCGTCGTTTTATCCATGCCGGGCTGGGTTGGGTCAAAGAGCTAGGTTGCTGACATTCTACATTTCTACTCTCTTCTTAATTTCATTTGTTTTCTCCATCTCAAGATGCAATGTCTCTAAAAAATCTTATTATTTGGATTGGAATTCATCAGCAGCACATGATCTTATTAGatttcttctgctgcaccttGTCATACTCCAATATTATACTGCTTGTTAATGAGGAATGTTTCTTCACCGCGGTTACAAGATTATACTGCGTTTGAACGAAGCAACAATCTCCAAGAAGAAATTGAACATGTAAGAGCGCTGATGTGTCATTATTTGCTTTCATCACTTAGTTAGGAAAAAACAAATGTGAAACCATGAGTTCTTCGTCACTTACTGAATGCTTCCTTCTGGTCTGGATGACTCATCAGCTAAGCTCTTTCTCGGTAACTACCAGTGAGTAATTCTTTTACCTCGGTAGCTGTAAGGAGAGATCAACACGCTCTCGGTAGTAGATCAGTTTGTCATCAAAGATATATAGTACAACTCCAGTTCTAGCTACTAGAAGGAACAGGTCATACATATGTTCAGGTTAATGCAAATTGGGACCTAGCTATCTGCTCCTTCCTGACCTATGATGATTATTTAATCGCCTGATTAGAGTAATTAACAATCCAAAGATGCGACCGGTGTCCGTACATAATATCCATTTGCAGGCATAAGCCAATCATGCTGTAAGTGCCCAGCTACATGTATATAGTAAACTCTCGATCAAGGGGTGCTGCAGAAGAGATCAGTGAGCAAGTTGATGGATTGATTAGCCATGTCAACTGCTTGTTTTGTCGCATTGTTTGAAAAGCTAATCTTTGCTCAAATTTAGTACAAGATGCATGCTCTCACAAAAGCTATGCATATAGCATGACAAGAGATGCCAGGTATTTTCCTCCTTTGAAAAAGACAACATGCTGGTTGATAGTCTACCAATAATCTACAGCTAGAGCAGGAGATCGACATAATGATGAATAGATTAGGCTTTTGTGAGTTGCATCAAGCTGGATATGTAGCCAAATATTCCTGCAAGTCCTAGAGTATCACTCACTACAGCTTACTGCAATTATTAAGAGCAAACGTGAGAGGTTATCGACAAAGCGCGTATTTAGGAAGCAAGCTGTGATCCAGCGCACGCGacgcctttttttcttcttccaaacAATCCCAAACAAAGGAATCGGTAGCACTACACTCAATAGATGGAGCTATAGCATGTAGATCACACAAAGGCTAAATGCGAGTAAGTCGATCTGCCTAACGGTGGGGTATCCAAACCTATGCAAATTAATAATCCTCTCTCCCAGATGAAAACTTTCTGAAACTTTGACATGGATTTTGAATGATATATACACTTGTCTGAAATTTGTATTGGCTAGTCCAATGGGACTCAATCACCTCACAGCTATGTTGATAAACTAACGCCAGGAGATCAAGTTTGGGAACACAGCAAAGTGTTACTACTAGCTAGCCAGTGTTATCAATTTGCATAGTTAAAACCGCAAGTTGAAAATAATATGAACGAAACATATAGATATAAAAAATTGCAATTTGGGTATGTGCCGTGTGATGGGGGGCTCGTCAGCCCCCTACAACAGTTGTTGTTGGCCCTAATTGGGAGTACAAAAATTAGGAGGAGTAAAGCAACCATTAAGAAATGGGCACAGTTGCAATATGAGAATACGCAGGCCAGCCTAGTGCATGACGTGAGCCTTGGAAAGGGTGGTGTATGTCAGCCCGGCCCATTGCCCATTCATGCACCCCAACCAGCAAAGCCCCTGGTCAAAACTCAAACGCACGGCAATTGTTTATGGACGAATCAAGTTCCTTAGCTTGTGCAGGAgattatatgtatatatatctaGCTTCGCCAATGCAAGTTGCCCCAAATTAATTAATCGCCAGATTTTTGTAATAGATTAAGTACCTGCAAAGGGTCGTAGTGCTCTGCATTTGCATTATTCATGTATATATTAGTAGTAAGTACAGCTCTTCATCAGGTCGTCAGACCAGCTAGGTGCCCAGTCCGGGATCTGGGAAGCACGGTTTCCGGTATTGTCCGACGTCTCAACTGGAGGCAACAAGTGCCACCAAAATCAAAGACATGGCATGTATTCTCGCCTATTAGAAAGGTGTTTAATTTTGTCCACATCACGCTCTGTATGTTGCTTAATCGCAACCTCCTAACCCTTTTCCAGGAATAGCTAAAACAATGACCCTAGCTTATATCTGAATTGACAATGCGAGGCTGATGAGGTTAACTCTATTTTCATTCCATTTGTGAAGAACAGATGACCAAACAAAATGCAGCACAAGTGGCAGCAGATATATTCTATCTACACAAACTTTCCACATAGGATTACAACAAGACAAAACAGCCTTTGGTCTTGCTCAAGAGTTGGCCTGCTACTGACCTGGTCAGCCCTTTACCTCTGAACACATAGCCTGACTGGCTGAGAGTCATATATTTTCTTAACGATGGAATAAAATAAAACTCCGGAGTTTGCTTCTTTCGAAGCATAACAAGGTTCGCTTATTACAATAGTTCAGCTCCAAGCTCATCTCATCACACAGACATCATGAGCAAAAACAAAATGCCGGATACCATGATAGTTTTTATGAGAGACAATATTAAGCACAAATCATGTTGCACAGATTACCGCAGTTTCAATCACTCGGCATGCATTCTGAATTTGGTTTCATGAAACTCCCCAATTCTGCTGCAGCAATATGCCCAACGGCAGAGCAAAAATGTTCCTCTGCACATGACCTGTATATAAGATTTATTTTGTGATTTGTTAAAGGCTATACTTCATTTGTACTGAGCCACAATACCCAGCATAGAGCAGATgcccatatttttttttgaaacgagccaagcagagctgctgctatattaaaagagaggaaaagcccGACGGGTCGTATACAAACGTACAAGCTGTACACTCGCATCCCCGAAATGGGGAGGCAGAACTCCGCTATGACAACTAGTACAAAACGGAACACTCAACCTGAGAGAAAGTCCTCCAAGTGTTTAGCTCCCGCAGCGACCCACATCGCAGCTTGGTTCTTGATGCCGTCGGTTATCTGGGTAACCGTCTTGTCTTTGTGTTGGAAGACCCTCCAATTTCTCTCTAGCCAGATCTCCCAAAGAACGAGGATAATGAGGGTCCGCAACCCTTTTCCCCCCGTTCCCCTCGGCCACCGGGCTAGCCAGCGTAGATGTCCACCAATTATGTATGGAGTCGTGCCTATCCCAGCGGCTTGGATCAACATTAGGGCATTGCGTCCA
Above is a genomic segment from Setaria viridis chromosome 4, Setaria_viridis_v4.0, whole genome shotgun sequence containing:
- the LOC117853973 gene encoding B3 domain-containing protein Os06g0107800, which translates into the protein MALTLALESSSSSRGEGGGDGHGSCRPRESMFEKVVTPSDVGKLNRLVVPKHLAEKHLPLPGAAARAGGTVLCFHDARGGEAAWRFRYSYWSSSQSYVMTKGWSRYVRDKRLAAGDTVSFYRDGARLFIDCRRRRRAGVVPAVPPRQPQQAFFFHNQQQAAVQPQQHLVVAPRVVVVDDEVEEARRRRCLRLFGVNLELELRAEPLLLDLQL